In the genome of Theropithecus gelada isolate Dixy chromosome 19, Tgel_1.0, whole genome shotgun sequence, the window GCTGGGAGCAGAGATAGGGGCAGAGTTTGAGCTGCTCCTCCATCATCCAAGGGGCTTCCTCTTCTCATTTAAGGAAAAAGTGTGAGCTCATTTCAAAGCCTCCTTGTCCCTTGTAGCTTATAGAGTAGgtaaaagaacacaaagaagtgacaGAAAGGGAACTGTTGGTGACAGAGAGCAGCAACTTGACTCTGAGgactcttcctcttttttcctctgtGAATCCCCTTTCACTACACAGGACTCAGGGCTGAGGGAGACCCCTCCTCTCATTGCAGGATGGACCCGAAGTCAGACATGAGAaatcagaaagcaaaaacaataaaaaccaaaagtagACAAGGGGAAGAGAGTCTGCAGAGGTGAACTGGGAGGGTTCAGGGGAGAATTTGGGATTTGCTTATGCCCCTTGGACACAGGTTGGGAAAGAAAATTTCTTCCTGGCTCTTCTCTGAGAGCCACACTCCACCTGAAAATGTGATGCCAGTGCTTCGTGGATCCACTTACCAGAGACTGTGATCATCATGACTGTGGTCCTATTGAGGCCAGTGGCTGAGTTATGGGCTTGGCACATATAGGATCCGCTATTATTCACAGTGATGTTAGGGATAAAGAGCTCTTGTGTGGATTGCTGGAACGTCCCATTGACAAACCAAGAGTACTGTGCAGTTGGGTTAGAGGCTGCGTGGCAGAAGAGGTTCAGATTTTCCCCTGGACGGTAATTGGAGTTTGAGGGGGAAATGGTGGGGACATCTGGGCCATCtggaggaaaaagaataaagccacaGATGATGTCGTCAGAGGGAAGCGTAAGTTCCTGGTCTGTGGAGGGGCAACAGTGTCCCCTGAGCCATGTCACAACCCTGAAGTCTCAACCAAACCCCCGCTATGTCCCCTGAGCCAATGTCTGAGACATTCACCTGTTTCTGCCATCAGAAAATGTGAACCCTGAGCCTTAAGGACATCATGGAGATGAGTGATGATGGGAATGGGTGTTTGAGTAGAAGTAGCACAGGAGACAGCCCCTCACCTCCTATTCTTGGTCAAGGCCTGGTCTGCCCACGTTTACTCAGGGCAGGAAGTCATGGCAAGCCTGGGTGAGGGTCTGAGTGCTTGGACCTGAGAGGGACCGAGAGGCCTGGACTCTGGCTGTGTGAATTTGGGCTGGGGGCCCGGGCCACAGAGGAACAGAAGATACTCACAGAGGACATTCAGGATGACTGGGTCACTGAGGTTGGCACTCACTGGGTTCTGTATTTCACATTTGTAGGCTCCTGCATCATTCCTTTTGACGCTGAGTACAGTGAGGGTCCTGTTACCATTGGACAGCTGCAGCCTGGGACTGACTGGGAGGCTCTGACCATTTACCCACCACAGGTAGGTTGTGCTATGAATGTCAGGTTCACAGGTGAAGTCCACAGCATCCTTGTCCTCCACGGGGTTGGAGTTGTTGCTGGTGATGGAGGGCTTGGGCAGCTCCGCTGTgcagagaacagagagaagattGCCTTGTGTGGCACCTGTGATTCCTCCGCAGACATCTTTCAATCAGAGTTGGCATCTCTCATCTCTCAGCCCCTTTGAGTCCTTAAAAGCCCATGGCAGGTGTATGTGTCACACGACAGATGCATGATGATCTGAGGGCTGAGATTGTGTGAGACCGCCTGCTCTGTGTGGGAGAAGCACAGTCTTTCTCAAGTGTGAATTGAGCAGCAGCACTGGGTCATGGACAGACACAGGACCTGGGGTCACAGCCCCTTGTGCTTCTTCTGGTTTCTCCCTGACCCACTGCCTGCCTGGCTTCCCTTGGGGTCTTCACCTGAAACATTCAGGTGCTGGGTCTTTTCAAGCTTTAGTCCTGCTTTGCCCCCCGGGCTGTATTTTCTGTGTGGCTTCCTTTTCTAAGGACATTCTAGAGATGGGTGACGATGGGACTTCTTACTGTTCTTAAACCCCGAGGATACTGTTCAGCCTGGCCTGGGATTGGCTGTTTCAGCAGAATTAACACAGGGGACACCAGGGGCAAGCCTGGAGGTCAGTTCAGTCATCAGGCAGTGG includes:
- the LOC112612107 gene encoding carcinoembryonic antigen-related cell adhesion molecule 6-like isoform X4, whose amino-acid sequence is MGPPSAPPCRMCVPWKEVLLTASLLTFWNPPTTAQLTIESRPFNVAEGKEVLLLARNLPQNTLGFNWYKGERVDAKRLIVAYVIGTNQTTPGPAHSGRETVYSNASLLIQNVTQNDTGSYTIQAIKEDLVTEEATGRFRVYPELPKPSITSNNSNPVEDKDAVDFTCEPDIHSTTYLWWVNGQSLPVSPRLQLSNGNRTLTVLSVKRNDAGAYKCEIQNPVSANLSDPVILNVLYGPDVPTISPSNSNYRPGENLNLFCHAASNPTAQYSWFVNGTFQQSTQELFIPNITVNNSGSYMCQAHNSATGLNRTTVMMITVSGKVKQGSAPGLSAVATVGIMIGVLARVALI